The following coding sequences lie in one Porphyromonas asaccharolytica DSM 20707 genomic window:
- a CDS encoding 50S ribosomal protein L25/general stress protein Ctc, with protein MKHFKLSATVRKADQLGKKATKGLRSEGLVPVVLYGGSETQHLIVKADDINKLIYTPDIYLIELDIEGKQVKAVLKEVQFHPVSDKTLHADLYEVSEDKPIVMSVPVVLDGHAVGVRAGGKLVREKRNLRVRAIYDKIPETLVIDVTNLKLGKTIQVHELSFEGLELVDAPQAVVCAVKQTRAARGKDAAGGELSETEEGSEHAEEHKDAE; from the coding sequence ATGAAGCATTTTAAGCTCAGCGCCACCGTGCGCAAGGCCGACCAGCTCGGCAAGAAAGCTACCAAGGGGCTCCGTTCTGAAGGGCTCGTACCTGTAGTCCTCTACGGAGGTAGCGAGACACAGCACCTTATCGTCAAGGCTGACGATATCAACAAGCTGATCTACACACCTGATATCTATCTCATCGAGCTAGACATCGAGGGCAAGCAGGTCAAGGCTGTACTGAAGGAGGTGCAGTTTCACCCAGTAAGTGACAAGACGCTCCATGCAGATCTCTACGAGGTAAGCGAGGATAAGCCTATCGTCATGAGCGTACCTGTCGTACTCGATGGTCACGCTGTCGGTGTTAGAGCCGGTGGTAAGCTGGTACGTGAGAAGCGCAACCTACGCGTACGTGCCATCTATGACAAGATCCCTGAGACTCTGGTCATTGACGTAACCAACCTCAAGCTAGGCAAGACGATACAAGTTCACGAGCTATCCTTCGAGGGTCTCGAGCTTGTAGACGCTCCACAGGCTGTCGTCTGCGCAGTCAAGCAGACACGTGCTGCTCGTGGTAAGGATGCTGCTGGGGGTGAGCTTAGCGAGACCGAGGAGGGCTCCGAGCACGCTGAAGAGCACAAGGACGCTGAGTAA
- a CDS encoding GmrSD restriction endonuclease domain-containing protein: MNTIASANLAEGMPGNKLVKLGEDENFAQYFANHVILVRVEIPEDTDVTTYFEIMNNRGEQLQEHEILKALLIGKIDDIGKQQEFALIWDACSQIDVPIQKAVPPSRRRCYFGDGFCDYKFHGLTESGEKSTELVGYTIEEILNGNACGTASHDVKSEDDDIEFPTETDYSSIIDFPNFIMHLFKAFYEANYEKRTDSLVPLDSKYMLHVFDELNDAIDPEEFIGNMLRTKTFFDRYVVRTVAVEESEKGDDDEAVNWKLIRPEQSGNKMYFRNTFEGDIQKRIVKALSMLQVTFRTRKYKNWLQEAIRWFAKADNISVNANEYITFLDEYILQRADSSDMHINEYEPIAPNQSLCRNNSMSDGVRTPHFLFNLIDYLYWVERFIHKSCHQIPHTDKLKDFSFRYWNSVEHHLARKKAENIDGADEYIDNLGNLCLISKGANSRLNDRDVKEKVQTYKNKNMGANRQIMYFITEVHHFEWDEEDIRIHYNDLLSLLAKRATILCITE, translated from the coding sequence GTGAATACTATTGCCTCAGCAAATCTCGCAGAAGGTATGCCAGGCAATAAGCTCGTAAAATTAGGTGAAGACGAGAATTTTGCTCAGTATTTTGCCAACCACGTTATACTGGTCAGAGTTGAAATCCCAGAAGACACCGATGTGACTACATATTTCGAGATTATGAATAACCGTGGAGAACAGTTGCAAGAGCACGAGATTCTCAAAGCGTTGTTGATTGGTAAAATTGACGATATCGGCAAGCAGCAAGAATTTGCACTTATCTGGGACGCATGTTCCCAGATAGATGTGCCAATACAGAAGGCTGTTCCTCCTTCACGGCGCAGGTGTTATTTCGGTGACGGATTCTGCGATTACAAATTTCATGGTTTGACTGAGAGTGGCGAGAAATCCACGGAACTTGTTGGTTATACCATTGAGGAAATTCTAAACGGAAACGCTTGTGGAACAGCGTCTCATGATGTAAAGTCCGAAGATGATGATATTGAATTTCCAACGGAAACTGATTATTCATCCATCATCGACTTTCCCAACTTCATCATGCACCTGTTTAAAGCTTTTTATGAAGCAAATTACGAGAAACGAACAGACAGTCTTGTTCCGTTGGATTCCAAATATATGCTGCACGTCTTTGATGAGCTTAATGATGCCATAGACCCAGAAGAATTTATCGGGAATATGCTTCGTACAAAGACGTTTTTTGACCGTTACGTAGTAAGAACAGTAGCGGTGGAAGAGTCAGAGAAGGGCGATGACGACGAGGCCGTGAATTGGAAACTTATACGTCCTGAGCAAAGTGGCAATAAAATGTATTTCAGAAATACGTTTGAAGGAGATATACAAAAGCGCATAGTTAAAGCACTATCCATGCTTCAGGTAACGTTTCGCACGCGCAAATACAAGAATTGGCTACAAGAAGCAATACGATGGTTCGCAAAAGCTGACAATATATCTGTAAACGCAAACGAATACATTACCTTCTTGGACGAATACATTTTGCAACGTGCCGACTCGTCAGACATGCACATAAATGAATATGAACCCATCGCTCCTAATCAGTCCCTTTGCCGCAACAATAGCATGTCCGATGGTGTGCGCACACCACATTTCCTTTTCAATCTGATAGATTATCTCTATTGGGTAGAAAGGTTTATACACAAGTCCTGCCACCAGATACCACATACAGACAAGCTGAAAGATTTTTCTTTCCGATATTGGAACTCGGTAGAACACCACCTTGCCCGTAAAAAAGCAGAGAATATAGATGGTGCAGACGAATATATTGACAATCTGGGGAACCTTTGCTTAATCAGCAAAGGTGCCAACTCACGTCTTAATGACCGAGACGTTAAGGAGAAAGTGCAAACGTATAAGAACAAGAATATGGGCGCAAACCGTCAAATTATGTACTTTATTACGGAAGTTCACCATTTTGAATGGGATGAGGAAGACATTAGAATCCATTACAACGATTTGTTAAGTCTATTAGCTAAACGGGCGACTATACTCTGCATTACAGAATGA
- a CDS encoding DUF262 domain-containing protein, with protein sequence MKTENLNKSITEIFGARYIIPLYQRNFAWREEQILRLLQDIYEAYTTNPEGNYFIGSLVVRKRRDDDFEVIDGQQRLTVLSLITRFLANSYFEVLGEKPHAKN encoded by the coding sequence ATGAAAACAGAGAATCTCAACAAGAGCATCACTGAAATCTTCGGTGCTCGCTACATTATACCTTTGTACCAACGTAATTTCGCATGGCGGGAAGAACAGATTCTACGGCTGCTTCAGGATATATACGAAGCATATACGACTAATCCCGAAGGTAATTACTTTATTGGCAGCCTTGTTGTCCGGAAACGCCGCGATGATGACTTTGAGGTGATAGATGGCCAGCAACGTTTGACAGTTCTGAGTCTTATTACACGCTTTCTGGCTAATTCCTATTTTGAGGTGCTGGGGGAGAAGCCACACGCAAAAAACTAA
- a CDS encoding ISAon1 family transposase N-terminal region protein: MTKELDWIELFAPQEILRDFNFEKLVEENGIYRIFMVEKDDAAHIPAELKKEVNGDLSNIVLDGYTNYIELQTFPAMGKEVFLYLKRRRWKVKQDQRQEEKSYSNSYSYNEKGMKATKAFGNFLKEIDWV, encoded by the coding sequence ATGACTAAAGAACTAGATTGGATTGAGCTATTCGCTCCACAAGAAATTCTCCGAGACTTTAACTTCGAGAAGTTGGTTGAAGAAAACGGCATTTACCGCATCTTTATGGTAGAGAAAGATGACGCTGCCCATATCCCCGCAGAGTTGAAAAAAGAGGTCAACGGAGATCTTTCAAACATAGTCCTAGACGGCTATACGAACTACATTGAGTTGCAGACCTTCCCAGCTATGGGCAAGGAGGTCTTCCTCTACCTCAAGCGTCGTCGCTGGAAGGTAAAACAGGACCAGCGACAAGAGGAAAAGAGCTACTCCAACAGCTACTCATACAATGAAAAAGGCATGAAAGCGACCAAGGCTTTCGGCAATTTTTTAAAAGAAATTGATTGGGTCTAA
- the rpsA gene encoding 30S ribosomal protein S1 has product MSNNPTDRIQPLADFDWSGYAQDTDISPEMRKEREAIYDKTLTTIKENEVVMGKVMSISKREVLVNIGYKSAGIISANEFNYNKDLKVGDEVEVLVESKEDRFGQLQLSHRKARAARAWEKIAAAQENDEVILGYIKSRVNGGMIVDIFGIEAFLPGSQIDVRPIKDYDAFVDKTMEFKIVKVNPEYRNVVVSHKVLIEAELEQQKKEIISKLEKGQVLEGVVKGITSYGAFVDLGGVDGLIHITDLSWGRIGDPSEVVSLDEKINVVILDFDEEKTRIALGLKQLMPHPWDALDPNLKEGDIIHGRVVVITDYGAFVEVIPGVEGLIHVSEMSWTQHLRSAQEFLTVGQEVDAVVLMLDREDRKMSLGLKQLKPDPWETIEQRFPVGSNHEARVRNFTNYGVFVELDEGIDGLIHISDLSWTRKVKHPNEFVKVGQMIEVQVLEIDKENRRLSLGHKQVTENPWDEFAKEFTIGSIHEGTVIRMNEKGATIALPYGVEAFATPKHLVKEDGSSVALDEKLPFKILDFNPEMQRIIVSHSRIHEDAERAERRQAATEERNQQVRDAAAVAATQQSVERATLGDLDELAALKERLESAE; this is encoded by the coding sequence ATGAGTAACAATCCAACGGATCGTATCCAGCCACTCGCAGACTTCGACTGGTCTGGCTACGCACAGGACACTGACATCTCTCCTGAGATGCGCAAAGAGCGCGAGGCGATTTATGACAAGACTCTGACGACGATCAAAGAGAACGAGGTCGTCATGGGTAAGGTCATGTCTATCAGCAAGCGCGAGGTACTAGTCAACATCGGCTACAAGAGTGCAGGCATCATCTCTGCCAACGAGTTTAACTACAACAAGGATCTCAAGGTCGGAGACGAGGTTGAGGTACTTGTCGAGAGCAAGGAGGACCGCTTCGGTCAGCTACAACTCTCTCACCGCAAGGCTCGTGCAGCTCGTGCTTGGGAGAAGATCGCAGCTGCTCAGGAGAATGACGAGGTCATCCTAGGCTACATCAAGAGCCGTGTCAACGGCGGTATGATCGTCGACATCTTTGGCATCGAGGCATTCCTCCCAGGATCACAGATCGACGTACGTCCTATCAAGGACTACGATGCTTTTGTCGACAAGACGATGGAGTTCAAGATCGTCAAGGTCAACCCCGAGTATCGCAACGTAGTCGTATCACACAAGGTCCTCATCGAGGCAGAGCTCGAGCAGCAGAAGAAGGAGATCATCTCCAAGCTCGAGAAGGGTCAAGTCCTCGAGGGTGTCGTCAAGGGTATCACCTCTTATGGTGCTTTCGTCGACCTCGGTGGCGTAGACGGTCTGATCCATATTACCGACCTCTCTTGGGGTCGTATCGGAGATCCCTCTGAGGTGGTCTCTCTCGATGAGAAGATCAACGTGGTCATCCTCGACTTTGATGAGGAGAAGACACGTATCGCTCTTGGTCTCAAGCAGCTTATGCCTCACCCATGGGATGCGCTCGATCCTAACCTGAAGGAGGGCGACATCATCCATGGCCGTGTCGTCGTTATCACAGACTACGGTGCATTTGTAGAGGTAATCCCAGGTGTCGAGGGTCTGATCCACGTCAGCGAGATGTCCTGGACGCAGCACCTACGCAGTGCTCAGGAGTTCCTCACCGTAGGTCAGGAGGTAGACGCTGTCGTCCTCATGCTCGACCGCGAGGATCGCAAGATGAGCCTTGGTCTCAAGCAGCTCAAGCCCGATCCATGGGAGACCATCGAGCAACGCTTCCCTGTAGGATCTAACCACGAGGCTCGCGTACGCAACTTCACCAACTACGGTGTCTTCGTTGAGCTCGACGAGGGTATCGACGGCCTGATCCATATCAGCGACCTATCCTGGACACGCAAGGTCAAGCACCCCAATGAGTTCGTCAAGGTCGGTCAGATGATCGAGGTACAGGTACTAGAGATCGACAAGGAGAACCGTCGTCTCAGCTTGGGTCACAAGCAGGTAACGGAGAATCCTTGGGATGAGTTCGCTAAGGAGTTCACCATAGGCTCTATCCACGAGGGTACCGTCATCCGTATGAACGAGAAGGGTGCCACCATCGCACTACCTTATGGTGTAGAGGCTTTTGCTACTCCTAAGCATCTAGTCAAGGAGGATGGCTCTAGCGTCGCACTAGACGAGAAGCTTCCCTTCAAGATCCTAGACTTCAACCCCGAGATGCAGCGCATCATCGTCTCTCACAGCCGCATCCACGAGGATGCTGAGCGTGCCGAGCGTCGTCAGGCTGCTACCGAGGAGCGCAACCAGCAGGTACGTGACGCTGCCGCTGTAGCTGCTACACAGCAGAGCGTAGAGCGTGCTACTCTAGGAGACCTTGACGAGCTAGCTGCTCTCAAGGAGCGTCTAGAGAGTGCTGAGTAA
- a CDS encoding superoxide dismutase: protein MTHELIKLPYANNALEPVISAETIQYHHGKHLKGYVDTLNKLLPDSDLKDASLEDLVRKAEGKLYNQAGQVMNHNMYFLQFAPKAGGQPEGKLAEAIKRDFGSFEEFQKAFNEACTSLFGSGWAWLASDNQGKLSIEKEPNAGNPLRKGLKPLMCFDVWEHAYYLTYQNRRADHVKDLWSIIDWKEIARRYEA, encoded by the coding sequence ATGACACACGAACTAATAAAGCTCCCCTACGCAAACAATGCACTTGAGCCTGTAATCAGCGCTGAGACGATTCAGTATCACCACGGCAAGCACCTCAAGGGCTACGTAGATACACTCAATAAGCTACTCCCCGACTCTGACCTGAAGGATGCCTCTCTGGAGGATCTCGTCCGCAAGGCTGAGGGCAAGCTATACAATCAGGCTGGCCAGGTGATGAATCACAATATGTACTTCCTACAGTTTGCTCCCAAGGCGGGTGGTCAGCCCGAGGGCAAGCTCGCTGAGGCTATCAAGCGTGACTTCGGCAGCTTTGAGGAGTTTCAGAAGGCTTTCAACGAGGCCTGCACTTCACTCTTTGGCTCAGGCTGGGCGTGGCTAGCTAGTGACAACCAGGGCAAGCTCTCAATAGAGAAGGAGCCAAACGCTGGCAACCCACTACGCAAGGGTCTCAAGCCTCTGATGTGCTTCGACGTATGGGAGCACGCTTACTACCTAACCTATCAAAACCGCCGTGCCGACCACGTCAAGGATCTCTGGTCTATCATCGACTGGAAAGAGATCGCTCGTCGCTACGAGGCTTAA
- a CDS encoding malate dehydrogenase gives MSFVTQDKLVIIGAAGMIGSNMAQTAAMMRLTPNICLYDPYAKGLEGVWEEMRHCGFDGINLTFTSDIAEALRGAKYIVSSGGAPRKEGMTREDLLKGNSEIAAELGRNIKQYCPDVNHVVIIFNPADITGLVTLIHSGLKPSQVTTLAALDSTRLQSELAKHFGLRQSQVTNTRTYGGHGEQMAVFASTARIDGKPLTDLIGTDRLTHDQWAALQQRVIKGGANIIALRGRSSFQSPAYVSIEMIRAAMGGEPFRWPAGCFVSDHRYKNVMMARETTITREGVTYKEVDGLPEEEAALDKSYKHLEGMREQIIEMGVIPPVAEWHKVNPNL, from the coding sequence ATGAGTTTCGTAACACAAGACAAGCTGGTCATCATCGGTGCTGCCGGCATGATCGGATCAAACATGGCGCAGACCGCTGCCATGATGCGCCTTACCCCAAACATCTGCCTCTACGACCCCTATGCTAAGGGTCTCGAGGGTGTCTGGGAGGAGATGCGTCACTGTGGCTTCGATGGAATCAATCTAACCTTTACCTCTGACATCGCAGAGGCTCTACGAGGAGCTAAGTATATCGTATCTTCTGGTGGCGCACCTCGCAAAGAGGGCATGACACGCGAAGACCTCCTTAAGGGGAACTCCGAGATAGCTGCTGAGCTGGGGCGCAACATCAAGCAGTATTGCCCCGATGTGAACCATGTAGTCATCATCTTCAACCCCGCAGATATCACGGGGCTAGTCACGCTGATACACTCAGGCCTTAAGCCTTCACAGGTGACTACCCTTGCTGCGCTTGATAGTACACGTCTACAGAGCGAGCTAGCTAAGCACTTCGGGCTCCGGCAGAGTCAGGTAACGAATACTCGTACCTATGGTGGTCACGGAGAGCAGATGGCCGTCTTCGCCAGCACAGCCCGCATCGACGGGAAGCCTCTGACGGATCTCATCGGCACCGATCGCCTCACGCATGACCAGTGGGCTGCACTCCAGCAGCGTGTCATCAAGGGCGGTGCAAACATTATCGCACTACGTGGTCGCTCTAGCTTCCAGAGCCCCGCTTACGTCTCCATAGAGATGATTCGCGCGGCTATGGGCGGTGAGCCATTCCGCTGGCCCGCAGGGTGCTTCGTCAGTGACCATCGCTACAAGAACGTGATGATGGCGCGTGAGACTACCATAACTCGTGAGGGCGTGACCTACAAGGAGGTAGACGGTCTACCCGAGGAGGAGGCTGCTCTAGACAAGAGCTACAAGCATCTAGAGGGTATGCGCGAGCAGATCATCGAGATGGGCGTCATACCGCCCGTTGCCGAGTGGCATAAGGTCAATCCGAACCTATAA
- a CDS encoding DUF6557 family protein, giving the protein MTLKELLNKVEFDDVAPYIVQHYPDMAKCLFGFKEAFDGMRNTIPSNLDGENVKVEYYIEDAKDPCLAAFHSDNADWETVVGREVIIGTNVSAPLEEIIAVVLFDATFWGFTPEDREETFDVWQEDRRPPTNGNPYLLKW; this is encoded by the coding sequence ATGACACTGAAAGAACTACTGAACAAGGTTGAGTTTGACGATGTTGCACCCTATATAGTGCAGCACTATCCTGATATGGCAAAGTGCCTCTTTGGTTTCAAAGAAGCGTTTGACGGCATGAGGAATACCATACCGTCCAATCTTGATGGCGAAAATGTCAAGGTGGAGTATTATATTGAGGATGCCAAGGATCCATGTCTTGCGGCATTTCATTCGGATAATGCCGATTGGGAGACGGTTGTTGGGCGCGAAGTGATTATTGGCACCAATGTCTCTGCTCCTTTGGAAGAGATAATCGCGGTTGTCCTCTTTGATGCAACCTTCTGGGGCTTCACTCCAGAAGATAGGGAAGAAACATTTGACGTGTGGCAAGAGGATAGAAGACCTCCCACCAATGGCAATCCTTATCTCCTCAAATGGTGA
- a CDS encoding DUF262 domain-containing protein, which produces MKLIEITTKEAFAAFCAKEFPNQPYSWNGDWCFVQAGTHLGDCLHYEFNGGKVSLHIESEPGTWRGIRNYLNAHAPYANITPKGWWGRQNGAWTLKTEITCESDFYQAFKDIRDALEYHIIQYERGLQIERGVKEAEESNKLRSSIQTVGETLTAQLRIPYYQRPYRWTKNNVLQLLKDIRDNWKTEKQTYRIGSVILHTDGEFNDIVDGQQRITTIALLLHECAMPTPAMKTLRYAHADSLKSIRNNRQVIADWLRENVETGKDREEFAHYVMDNCEFVQIIVSEQSEAFQMFDSQNGRGKELEAYNLLKAFHIRAMEQNSQEERIACDVRWEAATQYDATPLIPDDGSIDILRQIFNEQLYRSRRWIRTTEAKKFSKAKIGEFKGCTIDKNHLAEFPFQNPQLLLYLTAKFYESTLKGTIATANRFLHGDPENVDPFANINQTIVNGKSFFEYVETYVELYKRLFIELGTHQLAGFKRFYYQYCLDYRCSDPEAMRKKPYAHQPKGDAARNGDGYLREVYKSLIICLFYKFGEKALVRYYKTLYRLVYVERITHEQVRYKTADKLPHSYFELIYRAKDMASLSRLDDMLANKLKEIKSTCDKVPQNIKDLILKV; this is translated from the coding sequence ATGAAACTGATAGAGATAACAACAAAAGAAGCCTTCGCGGCATTCTGCGCAAAGGAATTTCCTAACCAACCCTACAGTTGGAACGGTGATTGGTGCTTTGTCCAAGCAGGAACTCATTTGGGTGATTGCCTTCATTATGAATTTAATGGAGGCAAGGTCAGCTTGCATATAGAAAGTGAACCAGGAACTTGGAGAGGGATTCGCAACTATCTTAATGCACATGCTCCTTATGCTAACATAACCCCAAAAGGCTGGTGGGGACGCCAAAATGGGGCATGGACATTAAAGACAGAGATTACCTGTGAGTCGGATTTTTATCAAGCATTCAAAGATATTCGTGATGCTTTGGAATATCATATTATACAGTATGAGAGGGGACTTCAGATTGAACGTGGCGTGAAAGAGGCAGAAGAAAGTAACAAGTTACGTTCTTCAATACAAACTGTCGGCGAGACACTGACTGCTCAATTGCGAATACCATATTACCAACGCCCATATCGTTGGACAAAGAACAACGTACTGCAATTATTAAAAGATATCCGCGACAATTGGAAAACTGAAAAGCAGACATATAGGATAGGCAGTGTAATTCTCCACACAGATGGTGAATTCAACGACATTGTGGATGGGCAGCAGCGCATCACCACGATTGCGTTGCTATTACATGAATGTGCGATGCCCACACCGGCAATGAAGACTCTTAGATACGCCCATGCCGACTCGCTAAAATCCATTCGTAACAATCGCCAGGTTATAGCTGATTGGCTTAGAGAAAATGTTGAAACTGGAAAAGACCGAGAGGAATTTGCGCATTATGTAATGGATAACTGTGAGTTTGTACAGATTATCGTTTCTGAGCAATCGGAGGCCTTCCAGATGTTTGATTCTCAAAACGGACGAGGCAAGGAACTGGAAGCTTATAATTTACTCAAAGCTTTCCATATTAGAGCTATGGAACAAAATAGTCAGGAGGAACGCATCGCATGTGACGTAAGATGGGAAGCCGCTACGCAATATGACGCAACCCCGTTGATTCCAGACGATGGTAGTATCGACATTCTACGCCAGATATTCAATGAGCAACTTTATCGTTCACGTCGGTGGATACGCACGACAGAAGCCAAGAAGTTCTCCAAAGCGAAAATCGGCGAATTTAAGGGATGTACTATAGATAAAAACCATCTAGCTGAATTCCCCTTCCAAAATCCACAGTTGCTCTTGTACCTTACAGCAAAATTCTACGAAAGCACGTTGAAGGGCACAATCGCCACGGCCAATCGCTTTTTGCATGGCGATCCTGAAAACGTTGACCCGTTTGCAAACATAAACCAAACCATTGTGAATGGAAAGTCGTTTTTTGAATATGTTGAAACGTATGTTGAACTATACAAACGACTGTTCATCGAGTTAGGTACGCACCAACTTGCAGGCTTCAAGCGATTCTACTATCAGTATTGTCTTGATTACAGATGTTCAGATCCAGAAGCGATGCGCAAGAAACCGTATGCGCATCAGCCCAAAGGAGATGCGGCTCGTAATGGAGACGGATATTTGAGAGAGGTGTATAAATCGCTGATAATATGCCTGTTCTACAAATTTGGAGAGAAAGCCTTGGTTCGCTACTACAAGACCCTTTATCGTCTCGTATATGTTGAGCGAATAACGCATGAGCAGGTAAGATACAAGACCGCTGACAAACTGCCTCATTCGTATTTCGAACTGATATACCGAGCCAAAGACATGGCATCCCTCTCGCGATTGGATGACATGCTGGCAAACAAGCTGAAGGAAATAAAAAGCACTTGCGATAAAGTGCCACAAAATATAAAAGACCTCATTCTGAAAGTATAA
- a CDS encoding transposase, producing the protein MSSKKLFRWYKDVLSGYKSPGHQRHLQKTGASRSLGSSAKSPVSSDLKIPILNEKNMGSIICIDEKNINGDCYTIVSNPETNKIVLMVNTLRASQIVYLMRSNISQEALFAVSCVTRDMAPNYDWVARELFPNAYQVADKFHVVKNIIDQVQSVRIRYRQELLRKQRELEEASRKRSKLQPAPKIQQELKEFKKELSNGDTQLQLLQRSKGLLHKLHNEQTASQKLRARLLFRLFPDIKEAYKFSVALRKWYQRPMRNGTSITPSRHLLECKKKALLEIITNHLSSPCEEVKNIAHFMVKHIGEICNYFLGYKTNASAEALNQNLQRFIAINYGTRNSDFFLYRIAVHFS; encoded by the coding sequence ATGAGCTCGAAGAAACTCTTTCGCTGGTACAAAGATGTCTTGAGCGGATACAAAAGCCCAGGGCACCAACGCCATTTGCAGAAGACTGGAGCCTCACGATCTCTAGGGTCTTCTGCTAAAAGCCCTGTAAGTTCTGATCTAAAGATCCCCATTCTCAATGAGAAGAATATGGGATCCATCATCTGCATAGACGAAAAGAACATCAACGGGGATTGCTACACCATCGTGTCGAACCCAGAGACGAATAAAATCGTCCTGATGGTCAACACGCTCCGAGCCTCCCAGATCGTCTATCTAATGAGATCAAACATCTCCCAAGAAGCACTTTTCGCAGTCTCTTGCGTAACCCGTGATATGGCTCCAAACTACGACTGGGTGGCTCGTGAACTCTTCCCCAATGCCTATCAAGTTGCGGACAAATTTCACGTTGTCAAAAACATCATTGATCAAGTCCAGTCAGTAAGAATACGCTACCGCCAAGAGCTTCTACGCAAGCAACGGGAGCTGGAGGAGGCGAGTCGCAAACGGTCTAAACTGCAGCCCGCCCCCAAAATCCAGCAAGAGCTCAAAGAGTTCAAAAAAGAGCTGTCCAATGGAGATACCCAGCTACAGCTCCTCCAGCGCAGCAAAGGGTTACTACACAAGCTTCACAACGAGCAGACAGCCAGTCAAAAGCTACGCGCTCGGCTACTCTTTAGACTTTTCCCAGACATCAAAGAAGCGTACAAATTCTCCGTAGCGCTACGGAAGTGGTACCAACGTCCTATGCGAAATGGTACCTCCATAACACCCTCCCGACACCTGTTGGAGTGTAAGAAAAAAGCACTTCTAGAGATCATCACTAATCACCTCAGTAGTCCATGTGAAGAGGTCAAGAACATCGCTCACTTTATGGTCAAGCACATAGGAGAGATCTGCAACTACTTCCTCGGCTATAAGACCAACGCTTCAGCAGAAGCACTCAACCAGAACCTCCAACGCTTTATCGCCATCAACTATGGAACCCGAAATAGTGACTTCTTCCTCTACCGCATCGCCGTTCACTTCAGTTAG